The following coding sequences lie in one Carassius carassius chromosome 1, fCarCar2.1, whole genome shotgun sequence genomic window:
- the LOC132139818 gene encoding patched domain-containing protein 3-like isoform X2, which translates to MAKCKTDCIERPLSLAFEKLGCVVDEKKTKENSYWLDDFLKLLSNYTEQKTVHVSYFTSLSRQKEFETNSDSVIPLFSATYFLAINISVLSCLRLDCVRTKVWVALFGVVSAGMAVLASFGLLLFCGMPFAMTVASAPFLILGVGVDDMFIMISCWQKTEVHKAVEVRLAETYKEAGVSITITTLTDVLAFYIGLLTPFRSVQSFCMYTSTALLFCYIFNIIFFGACLALNGRREKCNRHWLTCMKVPEPPGDAIACCVGGAYDENTRKEFEMPMDSFFKKYYSPFLTRVWVKTLVCLIYAGYLAVSIYGCFQIQEGLDLKHLAVDGSYVGDYYDKEDEFFSDFGPNVMLVIKDEHFQYWNPTARKSLDLCLENFQNLTLADSDLPPISWLHVYVQDGMNSGFDVDNETQFKSHLTAFLNYSGFIQDVNFTNNQIQASRMFVQSVNIRTAIDEKNMLNAFRETSVECGKLQPPVNLIVYHPAFIYFDQYAVIISNTIQNIVVATCAMLVISLLLIPNPLCSLWVTFSIASVIVGVAGFMALWDVSLDSVSMINLVICIGFSVDFSAHISYAFVSSEKPSANEKATDAISKLGYPIVQGAVSTIAGVVVLAAAKSYIFRTFFKIMLLVILFGAVHGIVFIPVFLTFLGNCSNSRVKNKQYSDTNKQQKAVPVMDQAKNVWGTDPDCPSL; encoded by the exons GTCCATGTGTCTTACTTTACATCACTATCAAGACAGAAAGAGTTCGAAACCAATTCAGACTCTGTGATTCCCCTCTTCTCTGCAACATATTTCCTGGCCATTAACATTTCCGTTCTGTCTTGTTTGAG GTTAGACTGTGTCAGGACGAAGGTGTGGGTGGCCTTGTTCGGCGTTGTGTCCGCTGGTATGGCTGTGTTGGCTAGCTTTGGGCTGCTGCTGTTCTGCGGGATGCCATTTGCCATGACTGTGGCTTCAGCTCCCTTTCTGATTCTTG GTGTTGGTGTTGACGACATGTTCATAATGATCTCCTGTTGGCAGAAGACTGAAGTTCATAAAGCCGTTGAGGTTCGCTTAGCAGAAACGTATAAGGAGGCCGGTGTGTCCATCACGATCACCACGCTGACGGACGTGCTGGCGTTCTACATCGGCCTCCTGACTCCATTCCGCTCAGTTCAGTCTTTCTGCATGTACACCAGCACAGCTCTTCTGTTCTGCTACATCTTCAACATAATTTTCTTCGGTGCATGTCTCGCGTTAAACGGAAGGCGAGAGAAATGCAACAGACACTGGCTGACCTGCATGAAAGTCCCAGAACCACCTGGTGATGCTATAGCTTGTTGTGTGGGTGGTGCTTATGATGAAAACACACGTAAGGAGTTTGAAATGCCAAtggattcattttttaaaaagtattacagCCCATTTCTGACAAGAGTGTGGGTTAAGACCCTTGTGTGTCTGATCTATGCCGGATATTTGGCAGTCAGTATCTACGGGTGCTTCCAAATACAGGAAGGTCTAGACCTGAAACATTTAGCAGTAGATGGCTCATATGTTGGTGATTACTACGATAAAGAAGATGAATTCTTCTCTGATTTTGGTCCTAATGTCATGTTAGTTATAAAGGATGAGCATTTCCAGTACTGGAACCCGACTGCTCGTAAAAGTCTTGACTTGTGTTTAGAAAACTTTCAAAATCTGACACTGGCAGACTCAGACCTTCCACCTATTTCTTGGCTTCATGTATATGTGCAGGATGGGATGAATTCTGGTTTTGATGTAGACAATGAAACACAGTTCAAAAGCCATTTAACTGCATTTCTTAATTATTCTGGTTTTATTCAAGATGTTAATTTCACTAACAATCAAATTCAAGCATCACGTATGTTTGTTCAGTCAGTAAACATCCGCACAGCGATCGATGAGAAGAACATGCTGAATGCATTTAGAGAAACCTCAGTCGAATGTGGAAAGTTGCAGCCACCAGTTAATCTTATTGTGTACCACCCTGCGTTCATCTATTTTGACCAATATGCCGTCATCATCAGTAATACAATCCAAAATATAGTTGTTGCTACATGTGCAATGTTAGTTATTTCACTCTTGCTGATCCCAAACCCTCTCTGCTCTCTCTGGGTGACATTTTCCATAGCATCTGTCATTGTGGGAGTGGCCGGTTTCATGGCATTATGGGATGTTAGTTTAGACTCTGTGTCTATGATTAATCTTGTCATCTGTATTGGGTTTTCTGTGGACTTCTCTGCTCACATATCCTATGCTTTTGTGTCAAGTGAAAAACCCTCAGCGAATGAGAAAGCCACGGATGCCATCTCTAAACTGGGCTATCCGATCGTTCAGGGAGCCGTGTCCACTATCGCAGGTGTGGTAGTGCTCGCAGCTGCTAAAAGCTACATCTTCAGGACCTTCTTCAAAATTATGCTCTTAGTCATTCTGTTTGGGGCCGTCCATGGCATCGTATTCATACCTGTGTTCCTGACCTTCCTTGGCAATTGTAGTAATAGTCGTGTAAAGAATAAACAATACAGTGacacaaacaaacagcaaaagGCAGTCCCAGTCATGGATCAGGCCAAGAACGTATGGGGTACTGATCCTGACTGTCCCAGCCTATAA